Proteins encoded by one window of Inmirania thermothiophila:
- a CDS encoding NADH-quinone oxidoreductase subunit D, translating to MAEIRNYTVNFGPQHPAAHGVLRLVLEMDGEVVQRADPHIGLLHRATEKLAETKVYNQSIGYMDRLDYVSMMCNEHAYVLAIEKLLGIEPPIRAQYIRVMFAEITRILNHLLWLGAHALDIGAMTVFLYCFREREDLVDAYEAVSGARMHATYFRPGGVYRDLPDRMPQYRPSKWHDEKDCERLNRNRQGSLLDFIEDFTERFPKHVDEYETLLTDNRIWKQRTVGIGVVEPERAIELGFSGPMLRGSGVAWDLRKKQPYEVYDRLEFDVPVGVNGDCYDRYLVRVEEMRQSNRIIRQCVDWLRRNPGPVMLHDHKVAPPPRAEMKTSMEALIHHFKLATEGYCVPEGEAYAAVEHPKGEFGIYLVSDGANKPYRLKIRAPGFAHLAAMDEMARGHMLADVVAIIGTMDIVFGEIDR from the coding sequence ATGGCAGAGATCCGCAACTACACGGTGAACTTCGGCCCGCAGCACCCGGCCGCGCACGGCGTGCTGCGCCTGGTGCTGGAGATGGACGGCGAGGTGGTGCAGCGCGCCGATCCCCACATCGGGCTGCTGCACCGCGCCACCGAGAAGCTGGCCGAGACGAAGGTCTACAACCAGAGCATCGGCTACATGGACCGGCTCGACTACGTCTCGATGATGTGCAACGAGCACGCCTACGTGCTCGCCATCGAGAAGCTGCTGGGGATCGAGCCGCCCATCCGCGCCCAGTACATCCGCGTGATGTTCGCGGAGATCACGCGCATCCTCAACCACCTGCTGTGGCTCGGGGCGCACGCGCTGGACATCGGCGCGATGACCGTCTTCCTCTACTGCTTCCGCGAGCGCGAGGATCTCGTCGACGCCTACGAGGCGGTCTCGGGCGCGCGCATGCACGCCACCTACTTCCGCCCGGGCGGCGTCTACCGCGACCTGCCCGACCGCATGCCGCAGTACCGGCCCTCCAAGTGGCACGACGAGAAGGATTGCGAGCGGCTCAACCGCAACCGCCAGGGCTCGCTCCTGGACTTCATCGAGGACTTCACCGAGCGCTTCCCGAAGCACGTCGACGAGTACGAGACGCTGCTCACCGACAACCGCATCTGGAAGCAGCGCACGGTGGGCATCGGCGTGGTGGAGCCCGAGCGCGCCATCGAGCTCGGCTTCTCGGGGCCGATGCTGCGCGGCTCGGGGGTGGCCTGGGACCTGCGCAAGAAGCAGCCCTACGAGGTCTACGACCGGCTCGAGTTCGACGTCCCGGTGGGGGTCAACGGCGACTGCTACGACCGCTACCTGGTGCGCGTCGAGGAGATGCGCCAGTCCAACCGCATCATCCGCCAGTGCGTGGACTGGCTGCGCCGCAATCCCGGCCCGGTGATGCTGCACGACCACAAGGTGGCGCCGCCGCCGCGGGCGGAGATGAAAACCAGCATGGAGGCCCTGATCCACCACTTCAAGCTCGCCACCGAGGGCTACTGCGTGCCCGAGGGCGAGGCCTATGCCGCGGTGGAGCACCCCAAGGGCGAGTTCGGGATCTACCTCGTCTCCGACGGCGCCAACAAGCCCTACCGGCTCAAGATCCGCGCCCCCGGCTTCGCCCATCTTGCGGCCATGGACGAGATGGCCCGCGGGCACATGCTGGCCGACGTCGTCGCCATCATCGGCACCATGGACATCGTCTTCGGGGAGATCGACCGGTGA